AGTGACACTCTTTACCAATTTGAGTTACTTCTAAAAGAACTCCATTAATATCAATCTTTGTTCCTACTGGTAGCTTTCTTAAATCTATTCCTGAAACAATTATGTTTTCTCCAAAAGCTCCCTTCTCTACAAAGCCACCTCTTGTTTTAAAATCCTCTATCTTCTCATGAGATAATAAGCTTACTTGTCTATGCCAATTTCCCCCATGAGCATCATTTTTAAGTCCAAATCCCTCTATCACTTCACAACTGTGAATATTTATCTTTTCAGTTCCCTTTTTTTCACTTATACAAACAGCTATAACCTCTCCTGTCATCTGCTTTTATCCTCCTATTGCATTCATATTTTTTAACTCTTCATCTTTATTCTCTTTGCCAAAAAGATGTTTTTCAGGTTTTTTTAAAATCTCCTGCTCTAAAATTTCCTTTATCTTTTCTTTTTCAATATTTTTATCTAAAGACTCTTTGATATTTGTATTTCCCTTACTATTTAAACATCTTTTAATTACCCCATCTGAAGTCAATCTAATCTTGTTGCATGTCTCACAAAAACAACTGTTAATAGGACTTATAAACCCTATATTTCCCTTACTATTTTTTAATTTATAGTAAGTTGAAACACCCTTTATCTCTTTATAATCTCTATCAAATTCAAAAGTCTTTTCCAATCTATCATATATCTCATTATTGCTTATTCCAGTAAATTTCTTTCCTTGCCCAATAGGCATAAGTTCAATAAATCTTACATCTAATTGGTTTTTTAATGTTAATTTTGCAAGTCCTTCAATAGCATTTTCATTTATATCTTTCATAATAACACTATTGATTTTTACTTCAAGGTTTAAATTTAAAGCTTTCTCTATCCCTAGCAAAACTCTTTCTAAATTTCCACCTCTTGTTATAAGATTAAATTGCTCCCCATTCAAAGTATCTAAACTTATATTAACACCTTTTAAACCTGCTTTTTTTAATTTTTCTATCTTTTCAGGCAATAAGATTCCATTTGTTGTAATATATATCTTTTCTATCCCTCTATCTTTGATTCCTTGTACAATTTCAACTATATCTTGACGTAAAAGAGGCTCTCCACCTGTCAGCCTTATCTTTTTTATATTTAGCTCCACAGCTACTTCAACAATATCAAAAATATTTTCCTTTGTTAAAGTTTCACCACAAACTTTAGATGCAACTCCTTCAGGCATACAATATATACATCTTAAATTACAACTTTCAGTTAAGGATATTCTAAGGTAGTCTATCTCTCTTCCCCAGCTGTCTTTCATCATTACTCTCCTATCTTTTTTATTTTAATCCCATCATTTATTATACCTATTTTTTCAGAAATTCACAAATCTTTTTTAAAGTTTTGTTTTTAAATAATTATAAATTATTTTTTATATTTAATTAAATTATCGGACTTGATTAGATAACTAAATTAAAACATTCTATACTTATAAAGAGAATTTTAAAGTTTCTTACAAATGAATTTATTGCTTTATAGAATACAAAATGTTATTATAATTATAAATTATATAATATCCACATAATAAATTTATGAACTTTAAGCATATACATAGTTAAAATAAAAAGTGAGGTGAAAAATGGATAAATTAGAAAAAATATATTCTTTGAAGAATGAGTTAACTAATAGACGTCCACTTTCTCAAAGCGAAATTAAGAGAATAAGAGAAAATTATGTTATAAAAAATACCTATAACTCAAATGCCATTGAGGGGAACACTCTTACTGAAATGGAAACAAGAGTTATATTGGAAACTGGTATCACTGTGGCTAAAAAAACTTTAAGAGAGCATCTTGAAGTAAAAAATCATGCTGAAGCTTTGGATTTTATAGAGGATTTAAAAAATATTCCACTTTCTGAGTATGATATAAAATCTATTCATACTATAATTTTAGATGGAATAGATAGAGTTAATGCTGGAAGATATAGAACTAACAATGTAGAAATAGGGGGAGCTACTCATCCTGTTACTCCAAGCTATCTAATTCCAGAACAAATGTATGATCTTTTAAAATGGTATCATTCAGAGAAAATTACTTTAAACAGAATAATAGAATTTACTTGTAAGTTTATTAATATTCACCCTTTTATTGATGGAAATGGAAGAACTTCAAGACTTATAACAAATCTTGAACTTTTAAAACTAGGTTATCCCCCAATAACTATTCTTACTATTGATAGACTTGAATACTACCAAATTTTGGATAAAAGCTATTATGGAGATTATACTCCTGCATATGATTTTTTCTATGATCATATTATTAAAAGTTTAGAAGAGTATTTAGAATACACAAAATAAAAATTTACTATAACTTATTAGATAGCTAAATAATTCCACAACCATATAAAAAGGAGAATCTGCATCAAGCAAATTCTCCTAATTTTTCAGCTTATTTTAAGTAAGCAAATTATCTCTCTTTTTTTATCTCTCCATCCTCAAAATATGCAGTTCCTAACAATTTACCATTTTCATAGAACATTGTCCAGTCACCATTAAGTTTGCCATTTTTAAAGTTTCCAATAGCATTGACAGAGCCATTTTCATAATATCTTATATATCTACCATTTTTTTCTTGATCTCTATACTCTTCACGAATTTTTATCTCACCATTTTCATAGTAGTATATAGCCTCTCCATTAAGTTGTCCATTTTCAAAGCTTTCACAAAGTTCAATCTCTCCACTTTCAAAATATTTTTTAGATTTTCCATGAAGTAGATTATTTTTAAAAGAGGCGATCTCCTTTATAACTCCATTTGGGTAATAAGTTATTCTATTTCCCTCTAAAGATCCATTTTTAAAAAGTCCTCTAGTTTTAATAGTTCCATCTTCATAATATTTTACCCATTCACCATCAAATTTATCCTTCATAAAAACCATTGATTCTTTCATATTTCCATTTTCATAAAACTGGATAGAATCACCATTTAAGCTACCATTGACAAAAGTATTAGTTTCTTTGACATTCCCATTTTCATAGAATTTTTCATGAACTCCCTCTTTTATTCCATTAACAAAAGGCTCATACTCTTTTATCTTTCCATTTCCATATTTAAAAACAAAAATTCCTGTAAATGGTGTTGTTTCCTCTTCTACATAAGTGAGTCCATTTCTCATTCTTTTTCTAAAAAACTCCTCTTTTCTAATACCTTTTTCTCCTTGTTTATTGCTCATTTTCCCTTTCCCCATTTTCTTCCATATTTTCTTCGACTTTTTTATCTTCTGATTCAATATCTAGTTCCTTTAAAAACCACTTTTTAGCTTTTAAAATAACCACTAAAAAGATAAAATAGTGTATATATTTTAATTCTTCAAAACTCTTTCCAAAAACTTTATCACAAACAAATATTAAAGCTATCCAAAGGATCAGAATTCCAATTAAAACTCCTACAAATTTCCCCCAAATCTTCCAAAAGCCCTCTCTTATTTCCATAAAAATCTCCTTGTTTAATTCATTGTTCACATTATAACACGAATTCTTTATTTTTTAAATAAAAAATCTTTCTTATATTATGAAATTTAATAGATCCTCTCCATTAGAAAGATAAAAAAACATTTTTTATAAAATGCAAATTCTCTCATTAATATGTCTTTTTTTATAAATGAAATAAAAGTTATTCACTAAAATGTCACAATTTTGTAATATAATATTATAGTTATAAATAAAAGTTTTAAGGAGGAAAAAGTGAATAAACTGCTTATAATTATCTCTTCGATTTTGCTAGTTTCTTGTAGCTCTGTGGACAGTGAAAAGAAACAAGCAATTAGAATGAAGAGTTTAGCTGATAAAGAAAATGAAAGTAAAAAATATTTTCAACAATACAACAATACATTGACTTTAGATAGAGCTATTCAATTAAGTGTTGAAAGAAACCTCACTTTAAAAACAAAGACAATTGAACAGGAGATAGCTAAATTAGATAGAAAGATAGCTTTTGGAAATTTTCTACCTAAAGTCTCTTTGGGGTATAGTTACACAATGTTAAATGATAAGATTCTGGGTGAGGCAAAAGATGCAGGTTTGACTGGTTTGCCTTTTAATATTAATCTTCCCTTTAATATTGGTTTAGAAACAAGATTGGTAGATAAAAACCTCTCTCTTTTCAGTGTAAATGCTCAAATGCCTATTTTTGTCCCTGCAACTTGGTTTTTATACAGTGCTAGACAAAAAGGTGAAAATATCTCATCTCTAACAAGAGATTTAACAGAAAAGATGATAAAACTTCAAACTATTGGACAATATCACTATATTTTAGCCCTTGAATCTGAAAAGGAGTATCTAAAACAAGAGCTAGAATCTGCCAAAGAGTTTAATAAAAGTGCTAAAATAGCTTTAGAGGCAGAGGCAATACTTCCTTGGGAATATGAGGGAACTGAGCAAATTGTCCAAATGAGAGAGTATGCTTTAAAACAAAATGCAAGAGATTTACAGTCAGCAAAGATGTCCCTTATGAATAATTTAGATATGTACCCATTATTAGATTTTCAACTTGAAAAACCTCAATACAATGAGGATGTAAAGATCCCAACATTGGAAGAAACTATCTATGAGTCTCTTAAAAATAGTGAGCTTATACAGATTAGAGAGGGAGCAGAGGATATAAGTAAAGATGTAACTAAAATTGCTATTAGCAACTTCCTACCTAAGATTGTTTTAACTGGTGGATACTTTAACACAAGTAATGCTGCCCTTACAGATCCAGACTTTTTTATGGGAACTTTAGGGGGAATGTTCTCTATTTTTAATGGTTTCCAAAATGTAAATGAGTATAAAAAAGCTAGAAAAAATCAGGAGATCGCCTTTATAAAACGTGAAGAGGAGATTATGAAAGTTATCTTTGAAACTGTAAATGCTTACAACAGTTTAGAAAGCAGCAGAGAGGAGAGAGATATCGCTCTTAAAAACTTTGCTGTAAATACAGGTAGATTTAATCAAAAGAAACTTGAAAAGGAAACTGATTCTATAGATAATTGGGAATATATTCAAGGGGTGGCTGAGTTTGAAAAGGCTCTTAGTTTAAAGGAGAAAGCAGAGTATAAATATAGAGTTTCCCTAGCTACTCTCAATATGCTAACTGGAAAAGATATTTTTGCTAAAGGAGAGAAAAAAGATGAAAAAACTAAATAGTAAGATTTTAATAGTGGCAGCAGCTATGTTGTTAGTAGCTGGATGTGGAAAAAGTGATAAAGTTGAAGAGGTAGTTCGTCCTGTAAAAGTTGTAGTTGCTGGTGGAGAGCAAACTACTGAAGATATTGTATTTTCAGGTATTACAGTGCCTAGTAAAGAAACTATTCTATCCTTTAAAATAGCTGGTCCTGTGGCAAATATCAATTTAACTCAAGGGCAGAAAGTGAAAAAAGGTGAAATTGTAGCTGAAATGGATACACGTGATTACAAGGTTAATCTTGAAGTGTACAAAAAGAAGTATGATGCTGCTAAGGCTGCCAGTGATAATACAACTTTCCAATATAATAGAGCTGAAAAGATGTATAAAGGTGGGGCTATGTCTAAAAAGAATTTTGATATGGTAACTGCTCAAAAGAAAGCTGCTATCTCTATGCTGAAAGAGGCTGAGCAAGGAGTGGCAAATGCTACTAATAAGTTGAAAGATACACAGTTAAAGGCTCCATATGATGGGTATATCTCTAAAAAGTTTGTAGATGCTGGAAGTGTAGTAAATGCAGGAACTCCAATAGCTGTAATCACTGCTGAAAAAGCTCCAGAAATCAATATTAGTGTAGCTGGTAAGGATATTAAACTTTTAGAAAATATCTCTGAAGCTCTTTTTATTCCTAATGATACTCCAGATAAAACTTACTCTTTGACATTGAAAGAGATTGGAAAAAATCCAGAGTTTGCAAAGATAACTTATCCAGCAGTTTTTGAGATAAAAGGTGGAGATGATATTAGAGTTGGAAGTAGTGGAAAGGTTATTGTAAAATCAAACATTGATGATAGAAAAGAGATTTTTATCCCTGTGACTGCTCTATTTGAAAACAATGGCAGCAAAGTATATATATTTGAAAATGGTACAGCAGTTGCCAAAGATGTAAAGATAGGAAATCTTAAAAATGATGGAACTATTGAGATTCTTGAGGGGCTAAAAAAAGATGATAAGGTTATAAGTGCAGGGGTTAATAATATAGTTGATGGAGAAAAGGTTAAACTTCTTCCTGAGCCTAGCAAAACAAATGTTGGAAATATAATGTAGAGGTGAGGAAGATGAGTATAATTGATTATTCTATAAAAAATAGGGTTGTAACTATCTATCTTACAGTGATTTTAATAGTTGGTGGAATACTTTCCTATGTGAAATTAGGGAAGTTGGAAGATCCAGAATTTAGGGTAAAAGAGGCTATTGTTTTAACTCTGTATCCTGGAGCAAATCCTCACCAAGTTGAGCTTGAGGTAACTGATGAGATAGAGAGTGCATTGCAACAGATTGGGCATACTGAATATATTGAGAGTATGTCAAAGGCTGGATATTCAGAGGTTAAAATCAAGCTAAAAGAGGATCTAAAAGCTGAAGTTATAGATCAATATTGGGATAATGTTAGAAAGAAGATAAATGATGTACAGAGTAAACTTCCTACTGGAGCACTGCCATCTATTGTAATGGATGATTACGGAGATGTATATGGAATGTTCTTTGCTATTACAAGTGATGGATATTCAACAGAGGAGCTTAACGATTATGTTACATATATTAGAAGAGAACTTCAAGGGCTTTCAGGTGTATCAAAAACAACTGTTTATGGAAAAGTGGACACAGCAGTTGAGGTACTTATTGATAGAGAAAAAGTATCTGCTCTTGGAATAAATGAAAAGTTGATAGTTGCATCTTTCCTATCTCAAAATCTTCCTGCATATAGCAGTGGTATGGAACATGGAGATTTAAAAATAAGAGTAAATATTAATGAGGGATTCAACTCTTTAGATGATATTGGAAACTTAGTTATCTTCTCTAAAGATAATTTAAGAGGTGGAGAAGAGGTTGTACTTCTTAAAGATATTGCAACTATAAAGAAATCTCAAGTTACACCTATTAGAAACAAAATGAGATATAATGGTAAAGAGGCTATGGGGCTTATGCTCTCTCCTGAAACAGGTACTAACGTAATTGATACAGGTAAACAGATTGAGGAGAAGTTACAAGAGATAAAATCTAATCTACCTAAGGGGATTGAGATTGAGAAGATCTACTATCAGCCAGAGCTTGTAACAACAGCTATTGGGCAGTTTGTAAGCAACCTTGTAGCATCAGTTGTGGTAGTTGTTGGGGTTCTGTTATTTACAATGGGAATGAGAAGTGGACTTATCATTGGTAGTGGGCTTATTCTTTCAATTTTAGGTACATTGATATATATGTTAGCAGTTAAGATGGATATGCAGAGAGTTTCTCTAGGTTCATTTATAATTGCAATGGGAATGTTAGTTGACAATGCTATTGTTATTGTTGATGGGGTTCTTGCAGATATGGAAAAAGGTGAGGATAGATACACTTCATTGACTAAAACAGCTAAGAAAACAGCTATTCCACTACTTGGAGCAACAGTTATAGCTGTAATGGCATTCTTGCCAATGTATTTGATGCCGACAGATGCTGGGGAGTATATCTCAAGCTTGTTCTGGATAATGGCTGTTTCATTGGGGCTTAGCTGGGTACTTGCTCTTACTCAAATCCCTGTGTTCTGTGATCTTTTCCTACAAGTTAAAAAGAGAGAAGAAAAAGGGAAAAAGGAGAAGTTCTTTGAATTTTGTCACAATTTCTTAGAAAAGGTTTTAGCACATAGAATGTTATCTCTAGGTGTCGTAATTGGAGCATTTGTATTTTCAATGATACTATTTACAAGATTGCCTATTACATTCTTCCCAGATTCAGACAAAAAAGGTTTTGTTGTCAATCTTTGGTTGCCAGAGGGAACATCTCTGAACAAAACTAATGAGATAAGTAAGATTGTGGGAAATGAGATTTTAAAAGATGAAAATGTAACTGTTGCTGCTGGAGCTGTTGGTGGCTCACCATCAAGATACTATGTTGCAACTATTCCAGAGCTACCTAATGAAAGTTTCTCACAAATAATTGTAGCTGTTAAAGATTTGGATAGTGTAAATAGAGTTGGAAAAAATATTAAGAAGTTTGTAAGTGAAAATATCCCTGATGCAAGGGTTGAGATTAGAAAATATGTAAATGGTATCCCTACTAGATACCCTGTTGAGCTTAGAATATCTGGAGCTGATCCATATGTATTGAGAGAGCTTTCAAAGGATGTTATGGATATTATGAGAAAGACACCTCACACAGAAAATATTCAAACTGACTGGAAAAACAAAGTTTTAACTTGGGCTCCTAAACTTGCTCAAAATGTTGAAAGAAAAAATATGATCTCTCCTATGGATGTGGCTAATTCTATAAGCAAGGCAACTGATGGAGTTACTATTGGTAAGTA
The sequence above is drawn from the Fusobacterium varium genome and encodes:
- a CDS encoding MOSC domain-containing protein; the encoded protein is MTGEVIAVCISEKKGTEKINIHSCEVIEGFGLKNDAHGGNWHRQVSLLSHEKIEDFKTRGGFVEKGAFGENIIVSGIDLRKLPVGTKIDINGVLLEVTQIGKECHSHCEIFHRVGECIMPKEGIFAKVLKGGVISEGDKVTVLEK
- the moaA gene encoding GTP 3',8-cyclase MoaA, giving the protein MKDSWGREIDYLRISLTESCNLRCIYCMPEGVASKVCGETLTKENIFDIVEVAVELNIKKIRLTGGEPLLRQDIVEIVQGIKDRGIEKIYITTNGILLPEKIEKLKKAGLKGVNISLDTLNGEQFNLITRGGNLERVLLGIEKALNLNLEVKINSVIMKDINENAIEGLAKLTLKNQLDVRFIELMPIGQGKKFTGISNNEIYDRLEKTFEFDRDYKEIKGVSTYYKLKNSKGNIGFISPINSCFCETCNKIRLTSDGVIKRCLNSKGNTNIKESLDKNIEKEKIKEILEQEILKKPEKHLFGKENKDEELKNMNAIGG
- a CDS encoding Fic family protein, which encodes MDKLEKIYSLKNELTNRRPLSQSEIKRIRENYVIKNTYNSNAIEGNTLTEMETRVILETGITVAKKTLREHLEVKNHAEALDFIEDLKNIPLSEYDIKSIHTIILDGIDRVNAGRYRTNNVEIGGATHPVTPSYLIPEQMYDLLKWYHSEKITLNRIIEFTCKFINIHPFIDGNGRTSRLITNLELLKLGYPPITILTIDRLEYYQILDKSYYGDYTPAYDFFYDHIIKSLEEYLEYTK
- a CDS encoding toxin-antitoxin system YwqK family antitoxin, whose amino-acid sequence is MSNKQGEKGIRKEEFFRKRMRNGLTYVEEETTPFTGIFVFKYGNGKIKEYEPFVNGIKEGVHEKFYENGNVKETNTFVNGSLNGDSIQFYENGNMKESMVFMKDKFDGEWVKYYEDGTIKTRGLFKNGSLEGNRITYYPNGVIKEIASFKNNLLHGKSKKYFESGEIELCESFENGQLNGEAIYYYENGEIKIREEYRDQEKNGRYIRYYENGSVNAIGNFKNGKLNGDWTMFYENGKLLGTAYFEDGEIKKER
- a CDS encoding TolC family protein translates to MNKLLIIISSILLVSCSSVDSEKKQAIRMKSLADKENESKKYFQQYNNTLTLDRAIQLSVERNLTLKTKTIEQEIAKLDRKIAFGNFLPKVSLGYSYTMLNDKILGEAKDAGLTGLPFNINLPFNIGLETRLVDKNLSLFSVNAQMPIFVPATWFLYSARQKGENISSLTRDLTEKMIKLQTIGQYHYILALESEKEYLKQELESAKEFNKSAKIALEAEAILPWEYEGTEQIVQMREYALKQNARDLQSAKMSLMNNLDMYPLLDFQLEKPQYNEDVKIPTLEETIYESLKNSELIQIREGAEDISKDVTKIAISNFLPKIVLTGGYFNTSNAALTDPDFFMGTLGGMFSIFNGFQNVNEYKKARKNQEIAFIKREEEIMKVIFETVNAYNSLESSREERDIALKNFAVNTGRFNQKKLEKETDSIDNWEYIQGVAEFEKALSLKEKAEYKYRVSLATLNMLTGKDIFAKGEKKDEKTK
- a CDS encoding efflux RND transporter periplasmic adaptor subunit is translated as MKKLNSKILIVAAAMLLVAGCGKSDKVEEVVRPVKVVVAGGEQTTEDIVFSGITVPSKETILSFKIAGPVANINLTQGQKVKKGEIVAEMDTRDYKVNLEVYKKKYDAAKAASDNTTFQYNRAEKMYKGGAMSKKNFDMVTAQKKAAISMLKEAEQGVANATNKLKDTQLKAPYDGYISKKFVDAGSVVNAGTPIAVITAEKAPEINISVAGKDIKLLENISEALFIPNDTPDKTYSLTLKEIGKNPEFAKITYPAVFEIKGGDDIRVGSSGKVIVKSNIDDRKEIFIPVTALFENNGSKVYIFENGTAVAKDVKIGNLKNDGTIEILEGLKKDDKVISAGVNNIVDGEKVKLLPEPSKTNVGNIM
- a CDS encoding efflux RND transporter permease subunit, whose product is MSIIDYSIKNRVVTIYLTVILIVGGILSYVKLGKLEDPEFRVKEAIVLTLYPGANPHQVELEVTDEIESALQQIGHTEYIESMSKAGYSEVKIKLKEDLKAEVIDQYWDNVRKKINDVQSKLPTGALPSIVMDDYGDVYGMFFAITSDGYSTEELNDYVTYIRRELQGLSGVSKTTVYGKVDTAVEVLIDREKVSALGINEKLIVASFLSQNLPAYSSGMEHGDLKIRVNINEGFNSLDDIGNLVIFSKDNLRGGEEVVLLKDIATIKKSQVTPIRNKMRYNGKEAMGLMLSPETGTNVIDTGKQIEEKLQEIKSNLPKGIEIEKIYYQPELVTTAIGQFVSNLVASVVVVVGVLLFTMGMRSGLIIGSGLILSILGTLIYMLAVKMDMQRVSLGSFIIAMGMLVDNAIVIVDGVLADMEKGEDRYTSLTKTAKKTAIPLLGATVIAVMAFLPMYLMPTDAGEYISSLFWIMAVSLGLSWVLALTQIPVFCDLFLQVKKREEKGKKEKFFEFCHNFLEKVLAHRMLSLGVVIGAFVFSMILFTRLPITFFPDSDKKGFVVNLWLPEGTSLNKTNEISKIVGNEILKDENVTVAAGAVGGSPSRYYVATIPELPNESFSQIIVAVKDLDSVNRVGKNIKKFVSENIPDARVEIRKYVNGIPTRYPVELRISGADPYVLRELSKDVMDIMRKTPHTENIQTDWKNKVLTWAPKLAQNVERKNMISPMDVANSISKATDGVTIGKYKEGTELMPIVIREKSGGQQIDVNSIGQIPVWGLGLKNLPLNKIIEKEELKWEDPEIHRRNRVRTITVQCDVKDGQTAESIRKMIAKEVEKLDIPANYKLEWGGEYYEQNKNVSAVLSSVPLQAIIMFSICVFLFASLRDPFIIFVILPLSFIGIAPGLFISGRSFGFMSIIGAISLSGMMIKNSIVLIDEIKYEINIEKKDPYIAVIDSAVSRIRPVSMASVTTIFGMLPLVFDPLYGDMAITIVFGLTASTMLTLFVVPLLYTMLYKIEKKA